A genomic window from Carassius auratus strain Wakin chromosome 19, ASM336829v1, whole genome shotgun sequence includes:
- the LOC113119113 gene encoding uncharacterized protein LOC113119113 isoform X2, with protein sequence MRNLILNWTFLFILHLTKEDASVQKLSAPEKHFLVLMCSDASYVDWSHGLEKVIASKRGKLVSYLDQSKHQLLEDGQLSIKGLQESDAGEYYCNHQLVADITVLKGHNFTVAEGTTIYLPCKTSDKMKQRWAFKRTPHSRKEFISTLYKNSTIKKERADPTLRFTHTTDHLIISSLRLQDSGLYLCNNREMAFLTVTTVTVAVLLALCILAMVCVGLLSVTIGWKSRRRRRNFRKETELTNIASGQQLQSMSNEGPWMLDPQEDAGEIQYASLGVQHWRQTDRQLSSRQHVIYSTLTPS encoded by the exons TGCAAAAGCTGAGTGCCCCAGAAAAGCACTTTCTTGTCCTGATGTGTTCTGACGCTTCATATGTTGACTGGAGCCATGGGCTGGAAAAGGTGATCGCTTCTAAACGAGGAAAGCTGGTGTCTTACCTGGACCAAAGCAAACACCAGCTGCTTGAAGACGGCCAGCTCTCCATTAAAGGCCTGCAGGAATCAGACGCAGGAGAATATTACTGCAACCATCAGCTAGTGGCAGATATCACTGTGCTCAAAG GTCATAACTTTACAGTTGCTGAGGGCACAACTATTTATCTGCCATGTAAGACATCTGATAAAATGAAGCAGAGATGGGCATTCAAACGCACTCCTCACTCCAGAAAAGAGTTCATCTCCACACTTTATAAAAACAGCAccataaagaaagagagagctgATCCAACATTAAGATTCACCCACACCACAGACCACCTGATTATCTCCAGTCTCCGGCTGCAGGACTCTGGGCTTTATCTGTGCAACAACAGAGAGATGGCTTTCCTCACGGTGACCACAG TGACTGTGGCCGTCCTGCTGGCCTTGTGCATACTGGCGATGGTTTGTGTTGGACTTCTGTCTGTGACGATCGGCTGGAAAagcagaagaaggagaagaaactTCAGAAAAGAAACAG AGCTGACAAATATTGCATCTGGTCAACAATTACAAAGCATGTCAAATGAAG GCCCCTGGATGCTGGACCCTCAGGAGGATGCA gggGAAATCCAGTACGCGTCTCTGGGTGTGCAGCactggagacagacagacagacagctgagcagcagacagcatgTCATTTACTCCACACTGACCCCGTCATGA
- the LOC113119114 gene encoding uncharacterized protein LOC113119114 yields MSFFKVILLVSISTQCHADTVNMSVLLEQNVTLPCFLNSSSEMAWYRLSSEHITLLISAARGNLNKKDLVTYYNENGSHFGLEADRRMDSVSLVISGVRESDLGLYYCALGVRAKTMHFGTAVRLTFEDAELRRSSESVGCRMLLVCACVVCGVCSTLCVTVLCYRQGSSRVCCISCVTENSNVKAAQVQYSSLRFLRRSRATAPAPVNVIYAAINNHTS; encoded by the exons ATGAGCTTTTTCAAAGTTATCCTTTTAGTCA GCATCAGCACACAGTGCCACGCAGACACAGTGAACATGAGCGTCCTGCTGGAGCAGAATGTCACTCTGCCCTGCTTCCTGAACTCCAGCTCTGAGATGGCATGGTATCGACTGAGCTCTGAGCACATTACTTTACTCATATCTGCAGCAAGAGGAAACCTTAACAAAAAAGATTTAGTTACTTACTATAATGAGAATGGCAGTCACTTTGGGCTGGAAGCAGACAGGAGGATGGACTCGGTCAGCCTGGTGATCTCTGGGGTCCGAGAGTCAGATCTGGGGCTGTACTACTGCGCTCTTGGTGTCAGGGCAAAGACGATGCACTTTGGCACTGCTGTTAGACTCACATTTGAAG ACGCTGAACTGCGGCGTTCATCAGAAAGTGTGGGCTGCAGGATGCTGTTGGTCTGTGCTTGTGTTGTTTGTGGGGTTTGCAGTACTCTCTGCGTGACTGTGCTTTGTTACAGACAAG gtTCTTCCAGGGTCTGTTGCATCAGCTGCGTGACAGAAAACTCAAATGTCAAG GCAGCACAAGTACAGTATTCCAGTCTCCGGTTCCTCAGACGGTCCAGAGCCACGGCTCCTGCTCCAGTCAATGTGATATACGCAGCTATAAACAACCACACGTCCTGA
- the LOC113119113 gene encoding uncharacterized protein LOC113119113 isoform X1, which translates to MRNLILNWTFLFILHLTKEDASVQKLSAPEKHFLVLMCSDASYVDWSHGLEKVIASKRGKLVSYLDQSKHQLLEDGQLSIKGLQESDAGEYYCNHQLVADITVLKGHNFTVAEGTTIYLPCKTSDKMKQRWAFKRTPHSRKEFISTLYKNSTIKKERADPTLRFTHTTDHLIISSLRLQDSGLYLCNNREMAFLTVTTASTEIENSSPDINKYLTVAVLLALCILAMVCVGLLSVTIGWKSRRRRRNFRKETELTNIASGQQLQSMSNEGPWMLDPQEDAGEIQYASLGVQHWRQTDRQLSSRQHVIYSTLTPS; encoded by the exons TGCAAAAGCTGAGTGCCCCAGAAAAGCACTTTCTTGTCCTGATGTGTTCTGACGCTTCATATGTTGACTGGAGCCATGGGCTGGAAAAGGTGATCGCTTCTAAACGAGGAAAGCTGGTGTCTTACCTGGACCAAAGCAAACACCAGCTGCTTGAAGACGGCCAGCTCTCCATTAAAGGCCTGCAGGAATCAGACGCAGGAGAATATTACTGCAACCATCAGCTAGTGGCAGATATCACTGTGCTCAAAG GTCATAACTTTACAGTTGCTGAGGGCACAACTATTTATCTGCCATGTAAGACATCTGATAAAATGAAGCAGAGATGGGCATTCAAACGCACTCCTCACTCCAGAAAAGAGTTCATCTCCACACTTTATAAAAACAGCAccataaagaaagagagagctgATCCAACATTAAGATTCACCCACACCACAGACCACCTGATTATCTCCAGTCTCCGGCTGCAGGACTCTGGGCTTTATCTGTGCAACAACAGAGAGATGGCTTTCCTCACGGTGACCACAG CATCGACTGAAATTGAAAACAGCAGTCCAGATATAAACAAATATC TGACTGTGGCCGTCCTGCTGGCCTTGTGCATACTGGCGATGGTTTGTGTTGGACTTCTGTCTGTGACGATCGGCTGGAAAagcagaagaaggagaagaaactTCAGAAAAGAAACAG AGCTGACAAATATTGCATCTGGTCAACAATTACAAAGCATGTCAAATGAAG GCCCCTGGATGCTGGACCCTCAGGAGGATGCA gggGAAATCCAGTACGCGTCTCTGGGTGTGCAGCactggagacagacagacagacagctgagcagcagacagcatgTCATTTACTCCACACTGACCCCGTCATGA